Below is a window of Malania oleifera isolate guangnan ecotype guangnan chromosome 1, ASM2987363v1, whole genome shotgun sequence DNA.
CTCTTTCTAAATGATTTGTTGTTCACTGTGCATATTTTACTTTAGTTTTGATGGTTATGTGATGAATTGAATTTCTCTTTAGTTATATACTTATATCAATTCATTACTTAACATGCtctttaattatttctttttgattattaatttttattatttatttattttttacttcagATTGATCCACGGCATCGATATGGgcataacttgcataaatactaTGATGTGTGGTGTAAAACATATGCAGGCCAGCCGTTCTTCTACTGGTGAGAAACCCTTCTTGGAGGATTGTTATATAGCAACTTAAATGAGCCATGTCAAATATCCCCATGAGAGACTGTCGGAAAGATGATTTTGATTTCATTAGCTTTTGGcctctattatttttttttaaaatttttttttctttttttgttcttATCCAAAGCCCTGGCTTCTGTTCAAGGCCCCTGTAATTGGCACTATATGCATAACTTATATGAAGAGAAGATAATGTGTTTATTACACTGTTCATTTATGGACTACCAAACTTTCTGCTGCCTAATTCTTGTTTTTGGCATGTGTTTCCTCTGCATCATTTGACTCTGCAATTTATTTCTGAAGAATTTGCAGCTCAACAAGATTGACATTTCCATCACTGTTATTTCTGCTTTTAGGCCAAAGCATTTAGATGCTGAgggcttttattttttaatttctgcaGGCTAGATATTGGAGATGGGAAAGAGGTTGATCTTGAAGAATGTCCAAGATCAAAGCTACGACAACAGTGCATTAAGTATCTTGGACCTGTATGTACTTATGTGACTTGAATTTGGGAGACAGTTTTAGCTGAAATGATTGTGCTTATTGCATTGCAGTTCAATTCCTAACGTAAGATTGTTATTTACAATTTAAGAGATTCTAACATGTCATTcttctcttgtggtttatttttgCTGAAAATCAGCAAGAGAGAAAACTTTATGAATATGTCGTGGTCAAAGGGAAAATTGTCCACAAACAAACTGGACATCTTTTAGACACAAACCAAGATTCAGTAAAGGTCAAATGGATATTTTCTATGGACACCTCCAAGAAACTGTATGCTGGTGAGGTAAGAGTTGGAATAAACACAAACACCAATATGTTTGACAGTTTCTTCCTAATTTTTggtttctcttttatttttcagAAGTATTGATGTGTTGCTAATGATTTTCTTCAGAAAAAGAAAGGAAGATTCCATCATTCCAGCTTCCTTGCTGGGGGAGCTACTTTAGCTGCTGGTAGGCTTGTGGCAGATGAGGGAACACTTAAGGTAGGATTTCTTAAAGATCATTTACAGTCGTGCCCATAGTGGTTTTAGCTTAAATATTGAAATGAGCACATTATTGCTTCTGAGGCTGTATGAAGTGGTtatgtttcttttcttcttgGGGATGCCTGTGGAGAACTTGCTATTCATGTTTACCAAGCTTATAAATGGCCCCTTGATCATCAAATTCCCAAATTAAAAGGTATTAACAACAATGCCAATCGCATTATCAGAAAATGTATCCATATATTGTCTTCCAATTTCAAAGGCGGTTATCCATTATttgaaatattttccaaaaaaggAGGAATTTGTGATTTCATTTTCTGATCAACTGGAAGGCTAGGCTGGAGCTACAAAAAAGGGATAGCCCATCCCCAATCCCAAATCCCTCCCACCCGGTCCCAAGATTAGAACCTCATCCTCATTAGGTGCCTTCTGGTATTACAAATTGCCCAAATTCATTTAGTGTTGAGAAAAAATGAGTAGACAACTAAACAGTTTGAAAACAAATAGGCTGACTCAGGACTGAATTTCAGTTTCATGGCGTATCCAAATGGCCCCACCAGCAGGAGCTCCTGGAAGGCCATCGATGTATATATAATGCTTAATTAGTTGGAAAGTAAACTTGAAGTTGCATCCTTGCACCCACAGAGACCTGTTTAATGTTGTGGCTGTAACAAAGTTTAGTTGGAGTTTACTGTCCCTAAGCATCTGACCCTGATTTCTCTGATTTTTCAGTCAATCTCCCCATACAGTGGACATTACCGCCCAACTGAAGACAGCCTTGGCAGTTTTGTGTCATTCCTCGAGGAAAATGGAGTCAACATGGATGAAGTTCAGGTATTccctccccaaaaaaaaaaaatttaactgcaTTATCTCTCATTTCTCATCTTAAAATGTGTGGTTTCCATAGGGCTATTGAGGAAAGTACCCTGAACTTCGTGATACTTGGGCTTCTATCTAAATGTTTTGAACCTGTCATGCAAGCATTCCTTTTTCTGTTCCTGTTGCTTATAGCTTCTGTGTTCATGTTTGGTTTCTAGATATTAACGGCAAATGAAGATTACGACAACTATGAAGAAGGCAAATTGAATGCAAGTGAAACCGCGACAAAATTAGAACTGCAACATGAAAggaccaaagaagaagaagaaacagacCCATCCCCACAACTGGCCAAAGCTTCCGAAACCCAAACCAAAACCGAAACTGAAACCAGAAGCACATACAAAAGGACTTTATCCGGTGGGCTTCAGAGCCCCAAAGCTGAGGTGCCCAAGAATGCAATACTGCAGAGGATCAATTCGAAGAAGGCAGCAAGCTCATACCAGCTGGGACATCAACTTACAATGAAATGGTCAACGGGGGCTGGCCCAAGAATCGGCTGCGTGGCCGATTACCCTAAAGAATTGAGGATACAGGCACTGGAGTTTGTGAACCTCTCCCCAAGAGCTCAACTCTCGCCGCCATCGGGCTGTGGGTGGAACAGTACTGGCAGTCTTGCATCACCTTCAGCTCTTCCGGGGGTGGATAATGTTGCTGCAGCTGGTGTCTGACCTTCCCCCTCACTCTGCAATTTCTCATGCTTCCAGTCGTGTGGAAGCTTAGGTGAATAATAGTAAATTTCTCAAAGCCTTTTTGGATCTTCAGAATGCAAGTGGCATTACCTTTCGGCTAGTTAGTAATTACATATAGTATCTAGAAATAATGACCGTAACATCTAGAAATTAGGTCATTAGCTTTCTCCCAATCTCTTGAAGTTGTGTTAGGAGGTTGCAATTGCTTGCGACTAATAAAATTTGACCTTTTTTCCTTCCAAAAGAGGAAAGGAGACCTCCGAAGCTTTGTGGTCCTTGTGAAGAAAACAGTGGGATTCCCATTCCCCTTCTAAAACCATGAATGGTTGAATGCCTTGGGTTGTCTCTCAGGAGTCAATTTCTCAATTGTTTCACAAAATTAATGCTTGTGAGATGTTTGAGCATACCAACTAGTAGATATGGACGGCCATTGATTTTAATTCCAATTATGATTACAAATAAGGTTAAGAAATTAAAAGATGGTAAATGTATTAGTGAGTTTTTGAATTATAATAATCAGACTTATGTTTAAAAGTCAAATTATCAATTCAAGTACCCTAAAAATCATAAAGGAAAATAATGCAGATCACAAGCCTCACAGGCGTGGCAATAAAAGGGAGAGGAGAAGGGATTGGTAAACCGGGGCGTGATGATGAACAAAAACATGATTAATTTGAAAATGATACAAATCAATGTCGGGCTTTTATTCAAGTCAAACAACGCGCTGAGAACACTAGAAAGCAATAGTCATTGACATTAGggttgtaaaaaaatattttaaaattgatccGATCTTAAAATGTGATCCCTATCAAACCAAAGTTTTGGTTAATTAATTTGTTTTACTTGGCTTcaattcttttgttttttttttttatgtacttGGCTtcaattctttttatttatttatttatttatggtttttagttattgatttgatttaattttttatgttCATGAATCCATGATTACCCAAACCAAACTCATATATCTATTTATttacaatatataatatttttaggtGATTAGTTTATTTAAATAAATTGTACATCTTAgtaaaaatatttcatttttctttttaaaaaattatcataGTTACCGTGAGTTAACTGGACCATCGTTTAATCAAAAGGTTCAAATCGATTTTGTTATTGAACCGAAACCATGAAGTTCGATTCAGATAACCAAGCCATGAGCATCCTTTAATTGCCATTGTGAGCTTGGTATAGGAGATGAGCTTCCATTATACCCCTGCCCTTGTTTTTGCATTTGCATTTGCATTTGCATCTCTAGGGATGTCATATTAGGTCAACGTTCAAAAAGATTAGTCAGCAAAAAATTGAAACCGAATTGATtgttgggattttgggtttgttTGAGAGCGGTGAGTGGACAAGAAAACTGTGGGCCTGATGGGGCCCAAGTTGGAAAGACTAATGTGTGGCCCAAAACTTGAACCACAAGCCCATTGTTCCACTATGCACCGACTgaattcaaaaagtcaaaaaataaaaaataaaaaataaattaaacattaaACCCTTGTTAGGACCACCTATCTTATGTCATGAAAATAATTTTCCTTGGATCAGGTACTTAACCATTTTTTATAAACTTAATTTCTTATTAAAAGTATTGAATCAGAAGAAACAATTTAGTGCTTACTTAAATTCTAGCGTTCTCCAAGGTGAAATTATTTGTTGCTGCattttatgttgaacatatttATAATCCTTATAATTATAAATTGTTGTAAACCACTGCATCAATTTTCTTCAAAATATTACATTATTATGTATGAAGTTAAAATCAATAAATAGATTAATAAGAACTATTCATGGGTTTTTGACCTTAATCAAAATCAAGATAAAAAAATTTACACAGAAGTTGAAAAGATCAAAATGAAACCTCTcaaaaatacaaattttaaagGACAAATTGAGGGTCCATTCAACAAGTTTTCTTACATTCAAACActaagattattattattattattatagagtGCATGCTGATTTTGAAACCTCAATCTTTAAATGCGATCAAGCAAAATTTTGTAGAAGGATTTTTAACATCCCATTGGAGTTACAGAGAAAAACAAGTAGGAGAAGATGCAAGCTATAGCATGTCTCCTAAAATTCAATGGAAAAGAATAGTGAAATTGATAAAATTATGTTAATACaaagaatattatttttagaGAGCTAGGTA
It encodes the following:
- the LOC131156131 gene encoding IQ domain-containing protein IQM3-like — protein: METRTLSRIDLQSKPPFPFSLNAPMDFPDLCSPVCRSSEVPQSPALDSPETAVDFLKCATSEKNYVSLPSDESFPDGHGIGGLESPNRLTSDSKSTAAMSPTGGVLAFPVSSTAAVKLQKVYRSYRTRRRLADSAVVAEELWWQAIDFARLNHSTISFFNYDKPETAASRLKRVGLNASKVGKGLSKDAKARKLAFQHWIEAIDPRHRYGHNLHKYYDVWCKTYAGQPFFYWLDIGDGKEVDLEECPRSKLRQQCIKYLGPQERKLYEYVVVKGKIVHKQTGHLLDTNQDSVKVKWIFSMDTSKKLYAGEKKKGRFHHSSFLAGGATLAAGRLVADEGTLKSISPYSGHYRPTEDSLGSFVSFLEENGVNMDEVQILTANEDYDNYEEGKLNASETATKLELQHERTKEEEETDPSPQLAKASETQTKTETETRSTYKRTLSGGLQSPKAEVPKNAILQRINSKKAASSYQLGHQLTMKWSTGAGPRIGCVADYPKELRIQALEFVNLSPRAQLSPPSGCGWNSTGSLASPSALPGVDNVAAAGV